A single Uloborus diversus isolate 005 chromosome 7, Udiv.v.3.1, whole genome shotgun sequence DNA region contains:
- the LOC129226134 gene encoding uncharacterized protein LOC129226134: MVNKNVKKDISKMISNSITVENKSLDSSKSRKKTKCSLISNHSVIFSKVSHCPKVASIELESTSDEDVVFQGVYKSNNFLTGSKEYTSDEISTASQKDTPFIPQSNEIENSGKSSKFCNAVLSNAEKDDLFSALVDNSVGNDKLQSGSSRELEEIFVEENFANKKFNLVDNSVGNNKPQCDSSRELEESFVENNSANKKFNSNFVLPKPSKVMKKSFDFVPEPVNFEVPVIHENESVLTPSEEDIRRWKKLGFSCKKGRWTTPKEDEILRRNYKEFSEEYGICDPVTIFGIYSDRKKDCSLSKFLRAKHFYLRLGKNLNDRNLASVYNRARTIFHPYTFNIAWSSEDILKLIDLYKTFGNKWNIISKALKKHSKHCQAYFYGSIIKSKIYGPMLENKP; this comes from the coding sequence ATGGTTAataagaatgtaaaaaaagataTTAGTAAAATGATATCTAACTCAATAACTGTTGAAAATAAAAGCCTTGATTCcagtaaaagtagaaaaaaaactaaatgtagTTTGATAAGCAATCATTCAGTAATTTTTTCTAAAGTTTCACATTGTCCTAAAGTTGCATCAATTGAGTTAGAGAGCACTTCTGATGAAGATGTTGTATTTCAAGGAGTttataaatcaaataattttttaactggaAGTAAGGAGTATACATCTGATGAAATCTCAACAGCTTCTCAAAAGGACACACCCTTTATCCCACAAAGTAATGAAATAGAAAATTCAGGAAAGTCTTCAAAGTTTTGCAATGCTGTATTAAGTAATGCTGAAAAAGATGATTTGTTTAGTGCTTTGGTTGACAATTCTGTTGGAAATGATAAACTTCAGTCTGGTTCTAGTAGAGAATTGGAAGaaatttttgttgaagaaaattttGCCAACAAAAAGTTCAACTTGGTTGACAATTCTGTTGGAAACAATAAACCTCAGTGTGATTCTAGTAGAGAATTGGAAGAAAGTTTTGTTGAAAACAATTCTGCGAACAAAAAGTTCAACTCAAATTTTGTCCTACCTAAACCAagtaaagtaatgaaaaaaagttttgattttgtgCCTGAACCAGTAAATTTTGAAGTTCCTGTGATACACGAGAATGAAAGTGTACTTACTCCTTCCGAGGAAGATATAAGGAGATGGAAAAAATTAGGTTTTAGTTGTAAAAAAGGACGATGGACGACGCCAAAGGAGGATGAGATACTGAGAAGAAATTATAAGGAATTTTCTGAAGAGTATGGAATCTGTGATCCAGTTACAATTTTTGGGATTTATAGTGATCGTAAAAAAGACTGTTCCTTGTCAAAGTTTCTAAGAGCTAAACATTTTTATCTAAGATTAGGTAAAAATTTGAATGATAGAAATTTGGCATCTGTTTATAATAGAGCTAGGACTATATTCCACCCCTATACTTTTAATATCGCATGGAGCTCTGaggatattttaaaattaatagacTTATATAAAACTTTTGGAAATAAATGGAATATAATTAGCAAAGCGTTAAAAAAACATAGTAAGCATTGTCAGGCATATTTTTATGGTTCAATCATAAAGAGTAAAATATATGGTCCAATGCTTGAAAATAAACCCTAA